From a single Pseudobutyrivibrio xylanivorans genomic region:
- the atpE gene encoding ATP synthase F0 subunit C — MNTISGTDLIKACSAIGAGLAVIAGIGPGIGQGIAAGHGAAAVGRNPGAQGQIMSTMLLGQAVAETTGLYGLVIALLLLFVQPLVG; from the coding sequence ATGAACACTATTTCAGGTACAGACTTAATTAAAGCTTGTTCAGCAATTGGTGCTGGTCTTGCAGTTATCGCAGGTATTGGTCCTGGTATCGGCCAAGGTATTGCAGCTGGTCATGGTGCAGCAGCCGTTGGACGTAACCCTGGAGCACAGGGACAGATTATGTCTACTATGTTACTTGGTCAGGCCGTTGCCGAGACAACAGGTCTTTACGGACTTGTTATTGCCCTTCTGTTACTCTTTGTACAGCCATTAGTTGGTTAA
- the atpB gene encoding F0F1 ATP synthase subunit A, translating into MTEGILLASSDTVDMIKGLFSYTVFGQEVWITTSHVCILIVWLSLVVFSIIANRKLKHATEVPDTFQSILELIVSLLDGMVEGSMGKHAPVFANWICTIFCFILVSNLSGLVGLRPPTADYGTTLALALITFVCIHVVKIRHQSAKDIWIDKCSPLPPWLPIWMPINVISDIAVPISMSLRLFANVLSGTIIMGLVYGLLGKFALVWPAALHVYFDIFSGAIQTYVFCMLTMTYITQSYGDS; encoded by the coding sequence GTGACAGAAGGAATTTTACTGGCCTCAAGCGATACTGTAGACATGATAAAAGGATTGTTCTCTTACACAGTCTTCGGACAGGAAGTATGGATTACCACGTCTCATGTTTGCATACTAATCGTATGGCTGTCTTTAGTGGTTTTCTCCATAATCGCTAACAGAAAGCTTAAGCATGCCACTGAAGTTCCTGATACCTTCCAAAGCATCTTGGAGTTGATTGTTTCACTTTTAGATGGAATGGTGGAAGGCAGTATGGGTAAGCACGCACCAGTGTTTGCAAACTGGATTTGTACGATATTCTGCTTCATCTTGGTATCTAACTTATCTGGTTTGGTTGGACTAAGACCACCAACAGCCGATTACGGTACAACACTTGCGCTGGCATTAATTACCTTTGTTTGCATCCATGTAGTTAAGATTAGGCATCAGAGTGCAAAGGACATTTGGATTGACAAGTGTTCTCCATTGCCACCATGGTTGCCAATTTGGATGCCTATCAATGTCATTTCCGACATTGCGGTACCAATTTCTATGTCACTACGTTTGTTTGCAAACGTTCTTTCAGGAACTATCATCATGGGTCTTGTGTATGGATTGCTAGGAAAGTTCGCCCTTGTATGGCCTGCAGCATTGCATGTCTATTTCGATATTTTCTCAGGTGCAATCCAGACCTACGTATTCTGTATGTTAACTATGACGTACATAACTCAAAGTTATGGGGATTCGTAA
- a CDS encoding AtpZ/AtpI family protein translates to MRDKKQYKAVANSLVMVLQFGINVIVPILLCTLIGTFITSKTGKQGFAIGGILIGIVAAFNGAYRSVRGYLKNEESPGQRARRLEKEALDNNKAQGELNRE, encoded by the coding sequence ATGAGAGATAAAAAGCAATATAAGGCTGTTGCCAATTCATTGGTGATGGTGCTTCAATTTGGAATAAATGTAATTGTACCGATTCTGCTTTGTACTTTGATAGGAACTTTTATTACATCAAAGACTGGAAAGCAGGGATTTGCTATAGGCGGAATACTAATCGGTATTGTAGCAGCTTTTAATGGGGCCTACCGGTCGGTTAGGGGGTATCTTAAAAATGAGGAATCCCCAGGACAGCGGGCAAGAAGACTGGAAAAAGAGGCTCTTGATAATAATAAGGCTCAGGGAGAACTAAATAGGGAATAA
- a CDS encoding deoxycytidylate deaminase → MSDKRLDYISWDEYFMGVAVLSGMRSKDPNTQVGACIVSQDNKILSMGYNGFPNGCSDDEFPWARVGDPLENKYFYTTHSELNAILNYRGGSLEGSKLYVSLFPCNECAKAIIQSGIKTIIYDSDKYENTPSVIASKRMLRAAGVEFYQYEHTGREVKIVM, encoded by the coding sequence ATGAGTGACAAGAGACTAGATTACATTAGCTGGGATGAGTACTTTATGGGCGTTGCAGTATTATCGGGTATGAGATCTAAAGACCCAAATACACAGGTTGGAGCTTGTATTGTTAGCCAGGATAACAAGATTTTATCAATGGGCTACAATGGTTTTCCAAATGGTTGTTCAGATGATGAGTTCCCTTGGGCAAGAGTAGGGGACCCTCTGGAAAATAAATATTTCTACACAACACACAGCGAGCTGAATGCGATTTTGAACTATAGGGGAGGTTCACTTGAAGGCTCAAAGTTGTATGTATCACTTTTCCCATGTAACGAATGTGCTAAGGCTATAATTCAGTCTGGCATCAAAACTATCATCTACGATAGCGATAAATATGAAAACACACCTTCAGTTATTGCATCAAAGAGAATGCTTAGAGCAGCTGGAGTAGAATTCTATCAGTATGAGCACACTGGTAGAGAAGTAAAGATAGTAATGTAG
- a CDS encoding phosphotyrosine protein phosphatase, protein MNNINRVIFASGSGTSRAPMATAIFHAIPHSRPIICEARGLIVQFPEPLNQKADAVLISNGIELKDYSSKQLQDTDFSENTLVITMEEAGLRKILSEYSNATEENTRLLNELVGDELEVMDPYGGSVQTYGLCYEVLKVSIEKLIKLLEA, encoded by the coding sequence ATGAATAATATTAACAGAGTGATTTTTGCGTCGGGTAGTGGAACGTCGCGGGCACCTATGGCTACGGCTATATTCCATGCGATTCCACATTCCAGGCCTATAATTTGTGAGGCCAGGGGATTGATAGTTCAGTTTCCAGAGCCCCTAAATCAAAAGGCGGACGCAGTTCTTATCAGCAATGGAATAGAACTTAAGGACTATTCCTCTAAGCAGCTTCAGGATACCGATTTTTCGGAAAACACCCTTGTAATAACAATGGAAGAGGCAGGGCTGCGTAAGATTTTAAGTGAATATTCAAATGCCACCGAGGAAAACACCAGACTTCTGAATGAGCTCGTTGGGGACGAGCTTGAAGTAATGGATCCTTACGGTGGATCAGTGCAAACCTACGGTTTGTGTTATGAGGTTTTAAAGGTATCAATAGAAAAGCTTATTAAGTTATTGGAGGCATAG